Sequence from the Janthinobacterium lividum genome:
GCGCGACTTCCAGGCTTTCGCCAAGCAAACGGGCAATGCCCTGCTGTCGCATGTGCAGACGGGCACCGAGTTCGTCTTCCTGATGCAGCGCAAATAATTCTGCCAGCCGGGGCCGCCGTGGTGCGGCCTGGTTTCTCCTTGCCGTGTCGCGTCACTTTCAGGCCCTTTTGCTGCCCTGCAGCGTAGCGGCCGAGCCCCTTGAAATCCTCAAAGCTGGACAGTTTAGATGGATTGCTCTAACAAAAAATCGCACGATCGTGCTTAAATTCGGTTCAGGATTCAAATTTCTCTTATAATCGAACGCACAATCAGCACTTGATCCGTCATTTTTATAATTTCCCAAAGGCATAGCTATGAAAGTCTTGGTACCCGTCAAACGCGTGGTCGACTACAACGTCAAAGTCCGCGTCAAGAGTGACGGCACTGGCGTCGATACCGCCAACGTCAAAATGTCGATGAACCCTTTCGATGAGATCGCACTGGAAGAAGCGATGCGCCTGAAAGAAGCTGGCAAGGTCACTGAAGTGGTCGCCATCTCCTGCGGCGTGACGCAGTGCCAGGAAACCCTGCGCACGGCCATGGCCATCGGCGCCGACCGCGGCATCCTGGTGGAAACGACGACTGAACTGGAACCGCTGGCTGTCGCCAAGCTGGTGAAATCCCTGGCCGAGAAAGAGCAGCCGCAACTGATCATCCTGGGCAAGCAAGCCATCGATGACGACAGCAACCAGACCGGCCAGATGCTGGCAGCCCTGCTGGGTTGGCCACAAGCCACGTTCGCTTCGAAAGTCGTGCTGGAAGACGGTAAGGTCACCGTTACCCGCGAAGTTGACGGCGGCCTGGAAACCCTGGTATTGACCTTGCCAGCGATTATCACCACCGACCTGCGTTTGAACGAGCCACGCTACGTGACCTTGCCGAACATCATGAAGGCGAAGAAAAAGCCGCTCGAGACCGTCAAGCCGGAAGACCTGGGCGTCGACGTTGCGCCACGCCTGAAGACCCTGAAAGTCGTCGAGCCAGCCAAGCGCTCGGCCGGCATCAAGGTGCCTGACGTCGCTACCCTGGTCGCCAAGCTGCGTACCGAAGCCAAAGTCATCTAAGCGCGGCCCCGCCGTTTATCCAGAACAATTACAGGACACATCATGGTCGCATTAGTTATTGCTGAACACGACAACGCTACCTTAAAGGGCAGCACCCACCACACCGTGACCGCGGCCGCCCAGTGCGGCGGCGACGTGCACGTACTGGTCGCAGGTTCGAACGCATCGGCCGCTGCCGCTGCCGCCGCGCAAATCGCCGGCGTGACGAAAGTCATCGTGGCCGACGCGCCATACTTTGCCGACGGCCTGGCCGAAAACGTGGCCGAGCAAGTGCTGGCCATCGCCGGCAACTACAGCCATATCCTGGCGCCAGCCACCGCCTACGGCAAGAACATCCTGCCACGCGTGGCCGCCAAGCTGGACGTCGCGCAAATCTCGGAAATCACCAAGGTCGATTCCCCTGACACCTTCGAGCGTCCGATCTACGCCGGTAACGCGATTGCTACCGTGCAATCTGGCGACAAGATCAAGGTCATCACCGTGCGCACCACCGGTTTCGACGCGGCTGCCGCCACCGGCGGTTCGGCTGCCACGGAAACCGTCGCCGCCGTTGCCGACAATGGCAAATCGGCCTTCGTGGGCCGCGAGCTGGCCAAGTCCGACCGCCCTGAACTGACCGCCGCGAAAATCATCGTGTCGGGCGGCCGTGGCATGGGTTCGGCCGAAAACTTCCACATCCTCGAGCCGCTGGCCGACAAGCTGGGCGCCGCCATGGGTGCTTCGCGCGCCGCCGTCGACGCCGGCTTCGTGCCGAACGACTGGCAAGTGGGCCAGACGGGCAAGATCGTCGCGCCATCGCTGTACATCGCCGTCGGCATCTCGGGCGCGATCCAGCATCTGGCCGGCATGAAAGACTCGAAAACCATCGTCGCCATCAACAAGGATCCTGAAGCGCCGATCTTTGCCGTGGCCGACTACGGCATCGTGGGCGATCTGTTCGAGATCGTGCCGCAACTGGTCAAAGAACTGGGTTAAGTCACACCCCTTCCGGTTTTGTTACTGACAAAGCCACGCCGGCCCGCCCCACACGGCGAGCCGCGCGTGGCTTTTTTCTTGGAGAAAAGAAGATGAGCTATCAAGCCCCGCTGAAAGACATGTTGTTCGTGATGAACGAACTGGCCGGCCTGGCCGAAATCCACACCTTGCCCGGCTGCGAAGACGCGACGCCCGACACGGCCGAAGCCGTGCTGGAAGAGAACGCCAAGTTCTGCGGCGGCGTGGTGGCCCCCTTGAACGGCCCCAGCGACAAGGAGCCGAGCTTCTGGCACGACGGGCAGGTCACGACCTCGAAAGGCTTCAAGGAAGCGTTCAAGGCGTATGGCGAAGCGGGCTGGCAGGGCGTGCAGCATCCGACGGAATTCGGCGGCCAGGGCTTGCCCAAGCTCTTGGCCACGCCGTGCATCGAAATGCTCAACTCTGCCAGCATCTCGTTCGCCCTCGTGGCACTGCTGTCGGACGGCGCCATCGAAGCGCTGCTGACGGCCGGCAGCGATGAGCAAAAGGCGGTTTACCTGGAAAACCTGGTGTCCGGCAAGTGGACGGGCACCATGAATCTGACGGAGCCGCAGGCCGGTTCCGACCTGGCAGCCGTGCGCACGCGCGCCGTGCCGCAGGGCGACGGCACCTATAAAGTGTTCGGCACGAAGATTTTCATCACTTACGGCGAACACGACATGGCGGAAAATATCGTCCACCTGGTGCTGGCCCGCACGCCGGATGCGCCCGCTGGCGTGAAAGGCATCTCGCTGTTCATCGTGCCGAAATTCCTCGTCAATGCCGATGGCAGCCTGGGCGCGCGCAACGACGCCCACTGTGTTTCCATCGAGCATAAACTGGGCATCAAGGCCAGTCCGACGGCGGTATTGCAGTTTGGCGACCACGGCGGCGCCATCGGCACCCTGATGGGCGAGGAAAACCGCGGCCTCGAATACATGTTCATCATGATGAACGCGGCCCGCTTCGGCGTGGGCTTGCAAGGCATTGGCCTGGCCGAGCGTGCCTACCAGCAGGCCGTGGCGTTCGCCAAGGACCGCGTGCAGTCGCGCGACCTGGCCGGTTCGCCTGGCCCCGTCTCCATCATCCACCACCCGGACGTGCGTCGCATGCTGATGTCCATGCGCTCGCAGACGGAGGCGGCGCGCGCGCTGGCCTACGTGGGCGCGGCCATCAGCGACGTGGCGCACCACCATCCGGAGGCGGACGTGCGCGCGGAAAGCCTGGCGACGTATGAATACCTGGTGCCCGTGATCAAGGGGTGGGCCACGGAAATGTCGCAGGACGTCACGCGCGATGGCGTGCAAGTGCATGGCGGCATGGGTTTTATCGAAGAGACGGGCGCCGCCCAGCATTACCGCGACGCCAAGATCCTCACCATCTATGAGGGCACGACGGCCATCCAGGCGAACGACCTCGTTGGCCGCAAGACGGTGCGCGACGGCGGCGCCGTGGCGAAAGCCATCATCGCCCAGGTGCGCGCCACGGAAGCCCAGCTGGGCGAGCTGACCGGCGCCGACTTCCAGGCCATGCAGCGCCACCTGGCCGAAGGCAGCGCCGCGCTGGAAGCCGTGGTCGAGTACGTGGTGGCGAACATGAAGACGGACATCAAGGCCGTGTTCGCGGGCAGCGTGCCCTATTTGAAACTGGCCGGCATCGTGCTGGGTGGCTGGCAAATGGCGCGCGCGGCCGTGGTGGCGCAGCAAAAGCTGGGCGAGGGCAGCGGCGACGCTTCGTTCTACAAGGCAAAAATCGCCACGGCGCGCTTCTTTGCCGACCACATCCTGTCGCAAGCGCCAGGACTGCGCGCCACCATCATCGATGGCAGCGCCGGCGTGATGGCCTTGTCGGAAGAGCAGTTTTAAGTTGAAGCTTGGCCAGTGCAAGCTGGTTGAATGCAAAAAGCGCTGGAGATCACTCTCCAGCGCTTTTTCTTTTTTAGCCCCAAAGCAAATTCCGGGGTCGTACCCTCAGGGTACGACCCCGGTCTTTCTTGGGTTGGGCTTATCTTCTGGCAATACCATTACCGGAATTGCGCACCAGGTCGCCAGCCGCCAGTCCAGGATCCTGGTCAAATGCGAAGTCAGCCTTGGCGCCTGTTTCGTATTGCACGGTGACAGTCCACACCTTGCTGTTTTTCATGTGGCCTTCGACTTGCTTGCCTGCGAAAGCGCCGCCGGCGGCACCGGCCAGGGTGGCCAGGTCCTTGCCGCGTCCGCCGCCGACCTGGCGGCCCAGCAGGGCGCCGGCCACGCCGCCGCCGATCATGCCCAGCGCGCCGCCTTCGCCCGCTTTTTCAGCGACGTTGACTGCCAGCACCTTGCCGCACTCGGCGCAGATTTGCTGTTGGGCTGGCTTGTTGTTCTGTCCTGCGTACGAATTGCCGGCCTTTTGCGCGGCCTTGGCGTTGATGATGGCCTGGTCGTACTCGCCCTTGGCGTCGCGCAGGCATTGCATGCGGGCTTTCGAGCTGCTTTCTTCTGCGCACAGTTTCTTGTCGTCCGCATAGCGCGTGCTGGCTTGCTTGGTGTCGTAGGCGTATTGCGCCTTCGGCGACAGGTTTTGCGCGAAGGCGGAGGTGCTGAACAGGGCCGTGATGGCGACTGCGAGGATGAGTGGGCGACGAATCATGATCTTCTCCTAGGGGGTGTTAAATGTGCCAGTAATGTCGGCATTGTGAATGCAGTATAGAGGAAAATCATGATTGCTTACCAACACTTACATGTGCGTGTGGCGCGCCATATCTGAAGTCATTTTCCATATGGAAATTAACCGTAGGCACCGCCTGTATACAGCAAGTCGAACAGGCGCGCCATGGTGGCGATCAGTACGCCTGCGCCTAGCATCAAGGTAGCGACCAGCACGACGGCCAGGGGCCAGCCCGTGTCCGACAGGCGGCCGGAGGCGGCGTTGTAGCGCGCATCCCACTTGTCGTCCGGCATCAGGCCCAGCACCAGCGCTTCCAGGAAACCGCCCAGGGCGGACAGGGTCAGCGGCAAAATCTGGTAAAACCAGTCGGCCTCGGGAAACAGCTGGCGCAGCAGCAAGGAGGCGGGCAGGGCGGCCAGGTGTAGCCAGCCCCAGCGGTCTTTGCTGCCATGCAGGTAGAAGCGGTGGGCGCCCAGCATGCCCAGCAGGAAGGCCAGTAGTGTCGTGAATGCCTTGTTCTTGTGCGACTGTTGCAAAATGGTAGCGGTGGTCATGGGACTCCAGAGTTGCTCATCGGTAAAGATTGCCAGTATCGGCCATTGTCTGGTGCAACGATAGCACTTTCCTGTGGCGTTTATGGAATGATTTCGCCTGATTTCAAGCCATGGCCGGCACGATAGACGCACGCGCCTATTGCGTCTTCGGCCATGACTGGTCATAATGTTTGATTAGCCCAAATTACACGCCCGTCATCATAACGCTTGCTGCCTGGCGGTAAAGCGCGCTATAATTTGCGGCTTTTTCCGCCTCAGCACACTTTTTGGAAATATTATGGTCGTTATTCGTTTAGCTCGTGGAGGCGCCAAGAAGCGCCCGTTCTTCAACATCGTCGCTACTGATTCGCGCAATCGCCGCGATGGTCGCTTCATTGAGCGTATCGGTTTTTACAACCCGATGGCGCAAGGTGGCGAAGTTCCACTGCGTATCACCGCAGACCGTCTGGCCTACTGGCAAGGCGTTGGCGCACAATTGTCGCCAACCGTTGCTCGCCTGGTAGCCAGCAACAACAAAGCAGCAGCTTAATTAGATCACTGGTTTGACGGTCAAGACTGCATCCGGGGTGAAAGTCCCCGATGACCTGGTACAGGTAGGCTATGTCTCCGGTGCTTATGGCATTGCTGGCGGAGTCAGGATCACTCCTTTCTCCGAAGATGCGGATGCATTATTAAGCGTCAAAACCTGGTGGTTTGATAAACCGACCTTGCATGATGTTCAAGTCAGGCAAGCGAAGTTACACGGCGGCGACGTCGTGGCCCAGCTGGTGGGTGTGGTCGGGCGGGATGCCGCAGAAGCGCTGAAAGGCGTCTCTGTGCAAATTCCGCGTAGCCATTTCCCGACGCTGACGGCCGATGAATTTTATTGGTCCGATCTGATCGGACTGACAGTCGAGAATTTGCAAGGCGAGTGCCTCGGCACAGTGCACGACATGATGAGCAATGGTCCGCAGTCGATCTTGCGCGTTACGCCCGTCGCCACTGCCGATGAGACCGTTGAAAAGGCGCCTGAGCGCCTGATCCCGTTTGTTGGCCAGTTTGTCATTAACGTTGACAAGACCGCCAGCAAGATCACGGTCGACTGGGGCCTCGATTATTAAACCGCCTGCGCTTAACTTTGCGCCGGGCAAACTTTGCAGGATGGTGAACGATGCAATTTGATGTCGTGACCCTGTTCCCGGAAATGTTTGCCGCGCTGACGCAGTCGGGTGTGACCCGGCGCGCCTTCGAGCAGGGGAAATGTGGCTTGTCGCTGTGGAATCCCCGTGATTTCACGACCGACAATCACCGTACCGTGGATGACCGCCCGTATGGCGGCGGCCCCGGCATGGTGATGATGGCCCGTCCCCTTGAAGCGACAATTACTGCCGCGAAGCAGCGTCAGCTTGACCTCGGTCTGGCGGCGCCCCGCGTGGTGTTCATGTCGCCGCAAGGCCGTCCGTTGACGCACGAGCGCGTTACGCAACTGAAAGCCGAACCTGGTTTGGTGAT
This genomic interval carries:
- the rimM gene encoding ribosome maturation factor RimM (Essential for efficient processing of 16S rRNA) translates to MTVKTASGVKVPDDLVQVGYVSGAYGIAGGVRITPFSEDADALLSVKTWWFDKPTLHDVQVRQAKLHGGDVVAQLVGVVGRDAAEALKGVSVQIPRSHFPTLTADEFYWSDLIGLTVENLQGECLGTVHDMMSNGPQSILRVTPVATADETVEKAPERLIPFVGQFVINVDKTASKITVDWGLDY
- a CDS encoding electron transfer flavoprotein subunit alpha/FixB family protein, translating into MVALVIAEHDNATLKGSTHHTVTAAAQCGGDVHVLVAGSNASAAAAAAAQIAGVTKVIVADAPYFADGLAENVAEQVLAIAGNYSHILAPATAYGKNILPRVAAKLDVAQISEITKVDSPDTFERPIYAGNAIATVQSGDKIKVITVRTTGFDAAAATGGSAATETVAAVADNGKSAFVGRELAKSDRPELTAAKIIVSGGRGMGSAENFHILEPLADKLGAAMGASRAAVDAGFVPNDWQVGQTGKIVAPSLYIAVGISGAIQHLAGMKDSKTIVAINKDPEAPIFAVADYGIVGDLFEIVPQLVKELG
- a CDS encoding glycine zipper 2TM domain-containing protein, which encodes MIRRPLILAVAITALFSTSAFAQNLSPKAQYAYDTKQASTRYADDKKLCAEESSSKARMQCLRDAKGEYDQAIINAKAAQKAGNSYAGQNNKPAQQQICAECGKVLAVNVAEKAGEGGALGMIGGGVAGALLGRQVGGGRGKDLATLAGAAGGAFAGKQVEGHMKNSKVWTVTVQYETGAKADFAFDQDPGLAAGDLVRNSGNGIARR
- a CDS encoding acyl-CoA dehydrogenase, which codes for MSYQAPLKDMLFVMNELAGLAEIHTLPGCEDATPDTAEAVLEENAKFCGGVVAPLNGPSDKEPSFWHDGQVTTSKGFKEAFKAYGEAGWQGVQHPTEFGGQGLPKLLATPCIEMLNSASISFALVALLSDGAIEALLTAGSDEQKAVYLENLVSGKWTGTMNLTEPQAGSDLAAVRTRAVPQGDGTYKVFGTKIFITYGEHDMAENIVHLVLARTPDAPAGVKGISLFIVPKFLVNADGSLGARNDAHCVSIEHKLGIKASPTAVLQFGDHGGAIGTLMGEENRGLEYMFIMMNAARFGVGLQGIGLAERAYQQAVAFAKDRVQSRDLAGSPGPVSIIHHPDVRRMLMSMRSQTEAARALAYVGAAISDVAHHHPEADVRAESLATYEYLVPVIKGWATEMSQDVTRDGVQVHGGMGFIEETGAAQHYRDAKILTIYEGTTAIQANDLVGRKTVRDGGAVAKAIIAQVRATEAQLGELTGADFQAMQRHLAEGSAALEAVVEYVVANMKTDIKAVFAGSVPYLKLAGIVLGGWQMARAAVVAQQKLGEGSGDASFYKAKIATARFFADHILSQAPGLRATIIDGSAGVMALSEEQF
- a CDS encoding electron transfer flavoprotein subunit beta/FixA family protein is translated as MKVLVPVKRVVDYNVKVRVKSDGTGVDTANVKMSMNPFDEIALEEAMRLKEAGKVTEVVAISCGVTQCQETLRTAMAIGADRGILVETTTELEPLAVAKLVKSLAEKEQPQLIILGKQAIDDDSNQTGQMLAALLGWPQATFASKVVLEDGKVTVTREVDGGLETLVLTLPAIITTDLRLNEPRYVTLPNIMKAKKKPLETVKPEDLGVDVAPRLKTLKVVEPAKRSAGIKVPDVATLVAKLRTEAKVI
- the rpsP gene encoding 30S ribosomal protein S16 — translated: MVVIRLARGGAKKRPFFNIVATDSRNRRDGRFIERIGFYNPMAQGGEVPLRITADRLAYWQGVGAQLSPTVARLVASNNKAAA
- a CDS encoding NINE protein, whose amino-acid sequence is MTTATILQQSHKNKAFTTLLAFLLGMLGAHRFYLHGSKDRWGWLHLAALPASLLLRQLFPEADWFYQILPLTLSALGGFLEALVLGLMPDDKWDARYNAASGRLSDTGWPLAVVLVATLMLGAGVLIATMARLFDLLYTGGAYG